The Chrysoperla carnea chromosome X, inChrCarn1.1, whole genome shotgun sequence genome includes a region encoding these proteins:
- the LOC123302084 gene encoding venom protease-like encodes MYKFLIIFVLYQLFSMTIILCQENSQCITPTELDGICINIKNCPPLIEALRRSKQNPNYRELLQQSRCGQQNRDVLVCCPGQAKPDQPKQKEAMTQQTYPLPSADVCGSQAKDAELPRIVGGFDVNAGQFPWVVALGYSESRSEPNWLCGGTIITQRHILSAAHCIRDDLYIVRYGTLNIHTDPYPRDVLVEEARRHEQYDATYISNDISIIKVAEDIQFTDTPLVRPICLPVDPPIRNMKFERTYPFVAGWGSLWFNGPSSDRLQGLQLPIVTNAQCKNKFANFKSAVIDDRVICAGFTKGSKDSCRGDSGGPLMWPYAPPGSEQKQIKFFQIGVISYGYRCAEPGFPGVYVRVTQYIDWILSKLY; translated from the exons ATGtataaattcttaataatttttgtgctTTATCAATTGTTTTCTATGACAATTATTCTAt gccAAGAAAATTCACAATGCATAACGCCAACGGAGCTAGATGGTATCTGCATTAACATCAAAAATTGTCCACCACTCATAGAAGCTTTAAGAAGAAGTAAGCAAAATCCAAATTATCGAGAACTTTTGCAACAATCTCGCTGTGGTCAACAAAATCGAGATGTTCTTGTTTGTTGTCCTGGGCAAGCTAAGCCTGATCAACCAAAACAGAAGGAAGCGATGACACAACAAACATATCCGTTACCGTCTGCAGATGTTTGTGGATCCCAGGCCAAAGATGCCGAATTGCCACGTATTGTGGGAGGTTTTGATGTGAATGCTGGACAATTTCCATGGGTGGTTGCCCTTGGCTACAGTGAATCTCGTTCTGAACCAAATTGGCTATGTGGAGGTACAATTATTACCCAACGACATATTCTATCTGCTGCACATTGTATTCGGGATGATTT ATATATAGTTCGGTATGGAACCTTAAATATTCACACGGATCCTTATCCAAGAGATGTTTTGGTTGAAGAAGCCAGGCGCCATGAACAATACGATGCCACGTATATATCAAATGACATTTCAATCATTAAAGTTGCCGAGGATATTCAATTTACAGATACTC cTCTAGTTCGTCCAATTTGCTTGCCTGTGGACCCGCCAATTAGAAATATGAAATTCGAAAGGACATACCCATTTGTTGCTGGTTGGGGCTCATTGTGGTTTA atgGTCCATCAAGTGACCGTTTACAAGGTTTACAATTGCCGATAGTAACAAACGCacaatgcaaaaataaatttgccaATTTTAAATCGGCTGTCATTGATGATCGTGTTATTTGTGCTGGTTTCACCAAAGGTTCGAAAGATTCATGCAGAGGTGATTCTGGGGGTCCTTTAATGTGGCCATACGCACCACCGGGCTctgaacaaaaacaaattaaattttttcaaatcggCGTTATTTCGTATGGATATCGATGTGCTGAGCCCGGATTTCCTGGTGTTTATGTACGTGTTACCCAATATATTGACTGGATTTTAAGCAAACTTTATTAA
- the LOC123303096 gene encoding protein unc-79 homolog, whose amino-acid sequence MGTRAAAFTAKIKSLYDYQLRLLHGIMPSPSGFDIANTVKYFSQTLLAVLKDVTSSPLQMLKKPEMDSVRMGQFPNLDYKGLYNSLVPFVEVTPLLQTGVHEFGQAILQCLGCLLPFLDYDLIDNLPFLTASFITVFPTTLHQEIINLLCYYILPFTITRYPDSEKDNYVCHSLPGIIMIVFQYSKDPAHHCQILECLMGLRSGILKDLLCVVAYGASEARAHAVKLIFYYWPAFDTNLFDKRDLLSKFASNRTPFVCQRENCPNAGNVEAAKVCYDHTIAITYAPDCPPPLYLCIECANEIHREHPNQQFFDILHMMQQVSMICENKNCRANDKSAYSICFSTECASYNGNHPIRYCQQCHNNRHNNHRGGDHIVHKSLPLTWSMDSEMQNYMLEAIISLLREAQMPKVNANDSSVQVSFSYEDRQLLGRYGVWLLVGRCIPKSDSPAHILGRLLSMLFHWFHTTSISTDANEVETFLEKLKTEHVFNWLKDVCANHYKVFISCLLPHPPEYARVGGHWDALASRTSHIKDGLNRLFCLVPYQVVTSEIWDHIMPYWMEAIVSDVPEKELFELKVILNKILDIEINPLKFDAERLYRFITVRFEKTTAKVQEQALHWLQMLTIIEVTIPLNLLFSMFGSGIKIMRNQSENTGEILATSTIKQVVDNLNGNARRYSISLVREDNKSENTSLSEDEAPTGRNREFETDAEYNLSCCIHMLDVLLNQLELQGVDKHGGVNTSLCKNVCRLLKDMVAVGWTHVCPIITASKVECGFCESNVIWHQLSLQLIKYLSPTHTAHPPDVYLEEAPDDSHNHRAVQDSEKKDSKSDVVINMPIIPDSVGGVLVHMPHVCSLVYGGNIMTATVETVSEQLDLTAIIPSEKVVSAVARSITLSETDVATATVQIAQPQVIDDSEKSIDDDLDDYWHTSVGKFRFNIDELPEQLQYIYQLLKELPKTEKPDILYYILQCLHILCLYGDAFTKAAKNHFGFFIWCQENILIKNLWEICNAEHSHICEVCVPLLLHCVTLPVGSDVFWTVIQEEFHSPDWRVRFVAVERVTIIARFMDSTPLRGVLPLQAALANAFCYLISSMDDPNVYVAQRATLYLGTIHDSAIRALILCLETQFDSVIVDRPMVLQSLYQLHNSLSDRKILTWEFFLNRFDALFLEAQINLEKMGELSYLRGISDLRNTDLNSEIFLRKWQRAQEALSQSDGSATNSVKTLSASFGQKWPYKRTMSAPASFIPRQDTKQEKEKIYSRQYSAPILKRRTSRFGLGQFAARYPTIDSIADGHIHSLNVAEDPNIAGFLHRVIDFGESDQETMHLLIFLLMQFLSRTDQAFPCDEKSSSKTQTIVLKHLYLLLGYNKNEKAFCISSSRLRLSPVFNAFLSNLPQLLDQNNLIGSELLPVALMLLQYCPCPYQQPSNNTALYELTITDSSPTYSLWFLESHLRHSWLMSLLVLLYKYQYSQQPDSIQLQILVKIVLKTLDSQNHHCRRIPATVVMSNSTFRSRDVSQPSLGQEDHVEFLESPPLSPLSTGKLSKNSTVGLITEGSGWSSRDRDRDANKMIVNRFQTSINASSQESQEIESELMAIPELESYTTSNEIDKWVSSKYLTSRVVRKPQWFIGSEENSISGSTPSIKKCMKQFVMSKHDHTEKGSDSGMWSKKRCSSGSTDIVNAMASAVVLGEAAFKHSQTQKTFTIQSNISSDSELSEQTDITRQKNQKYVTNQEIKNKELSSVYKSYISSPITIPITNILPPPLERLLPIGEARSSSGQKTFRLEEFEGSPESPLSKMNIMTLESPDEGENSDFSLRQCIPISKLEIPKQERLLPIGHTQITNDEGNVKELVEKLREALGVMNAVHQTVGQSVDRDRDRDYSQTNKDAYKMTPQFGDTSSRSTSPRRLIKQVALESPPPIHWDSVDRENMFSTDTDKRSPFSEKSESFPRPRGKKSSMYSFGTSRPDTLFDNQYDNMLYSTIDMKNTCFRIGDESVIDRCAECGTITESYSDEELGLCIIILGTFIHREPALAAPLLPDILSIVAKVALNAIYPWQCETNVYLPGGAISVAHQFLRCVLHQLAPNGVFVQMFQTKSNEATKTLFFRSVAQALLDFTELNPIIPLQLLLEGLNSKKTLPMDILPLIIGNMAIYLDCLPVDVSGTTIAMWTALLTQVEIFFRRIVLILSNLGDLVPLLRIMIAILKMPNANQFKGLLDPFSKILSAAIEHQPIEYHFVADLCYLCNRNFSKERDKLILCRMVVFQFIQAIKFKITIPDSNFLLLITFILHDAGGSLPANITQNSCSFSSDIGPIYNINISDCIKQHINDILEFLMDFHTLTKLKTSCKQGNIPLNEDTLGGTLKSAVAQYLALEITHNSSRDNRAVGRYLPWLYSAPSALQQGQRDFIEWVGHIRLLSWLLLGSLTHTAIYGNTTNNMNHATISIICQPIPQEASCHIADHIQVIMGGFAEQSKLSVLHMSSLFHAFILCQLWTVYLEQNLCQNLPISEAYNVTMGILFDFWGKVTPCILQLVSFSKVLAEMVNLHFLSMLEALLECQSTFLSKLLPLWTPVLYSHHIHLPGNLQLRLQNCRNFSPILNPSIISPEKHKPTAHNAVLLQWLQRLQFKMGQIELQSSNATQFYSF is encoded by the exons ATGGGGACACGTGCAGCTGCAT TTACAGCAAAAATAAAAAGCCTATATGATTACCAGCTGAGATTGTTACATGGGATAATGCCTTCACCATCCGGTTTTGATATTGCAAACactgttaaatatttttctcaaactttACTTg cTGTGTTGAAGGATGTCACAAGTAGTCCtctacaaatgttaaaaaagccAGAAATGGATTCGGTTCGAATGGGAcaatttccaaatttggattataaagGACTTTATAATTCATTAGTACCATTTGTAGAAGTCACACCATTATTACAAACAGGAGTTCATG AGTTTGGACAAGCAATTTTACAATGTTTGGGTTGTCTTTTACCATTTTTGGACTATGATTTAATCGATAATCTTCCATTCCTAACAGCTTCGTTTATCACAGTATTCCCAACGACGCTACACCAAGAAATTATAAATCTTCTTTGCTATTACATTCTTCCGTTTACAATCA CTCGATATCCCGACAGCGAAAAAGACAATTACGTATGCCATTCGTTACCTGGGATCATAATGATTGTATTTCAATATTCCAAAGACCCAGCACATCATTGTCAAATTTTAGAATGTTTGATGGGTTTACGTTCGGGTATTCTTAAAGATTTGCTGTGTGTGGTCGCATACGGTGCATCGGAAGCACGTGCGCATGctgttaaattaatattttattattggccAGCATTCGATACAAACTTATTCGATAAACGTGACCTTTTAAGTAAGTTTGCGAGCAATCGAACACCATTTGTGTGCCAACGTGAGAACTGTCCAAATGCTGGCAATGTGGAAGCAGCCAAGGTTTGTTATGATCACACGATTGCCATTACGTACGCCCCAGATTGTCCTCCACCTTTGTATTTGTGCATCGAATGTGCCAATGAAATCCACAGGGAACATCCCAATCAACAGTTCTTTGACATACTACACATGATGCAGCAAGTATCCATGATTTGCGAAAATAAG aattgtcGAGCCAATGATAAATCTGCATATTCTATTTGTTTTTCCACGGAATGTGCTAGTTATAATGGAAATCATCCAATTCGATACTGTCAACAATGCCACAATAATCGGCATAACAATCATCGCGGTGGAGATCATATTGTTCATAAAAGTTTGCCATTAACTTGGAGTATGGATTCAGAAATGCAAAATTATATGCTTGAAGCAATTATTAG tTTACTACGCGAAGCTCAAATGCCAAAAGTAAACGCCAACGATTCATCGGTTCAAGTGTCTTTTAGTTACGAAGATCGACAATTATTGGGACGTTATGGAGTCTGGCTACTTGTTGGTCGATGTATTCCAAAATCAGATTCTCCCGCACACATATTAGGCCGTCTTCTATCCATGCTCTTCCATTGGTTTCACACAACTTCGATCTCCACGGATG CAAACGAAGTGGAAACATTtctagagaaattaaaaactgaaCACGTTTTTAATTGGCTGAAAGATGTATGCGCCAATCATTATAAAGTATTCATATCATGTCTGTTGCCCCATCCGCCTGAATACGCTCGTGTCGGTGGTCATTGGGATGCGTTGGCCTCACGAACGTCACATATAAAAGATGGCTTGAATCGATTATTTTGTTTGGTTCCCTATCAAGTAGTCACTTCTGAAATATGGGATCATATAATGCCCTACTGGATGGAAGCGATTGTTAGCGATGTGCCAGAAAAAGAACTATTCGaattaaaagtgattttaaataaaattttggatattgAGATAAATCCATTGAAGTTTGATGCAGAACGCTTGTATCGATTTATTACGGTACGATTTGAGAAAACAACCGCTAAAGTACAAGAGCAGGCTTTGCATTGGTTGCAA ATGTTGACAATAATTGAAGTTACGATAccgttaaatttgttattttcgaTGTTTGGAAGTGGTATCAAAATAATGCGCAATCAAAGTGAAAATACAGGAGAAATTTTGGCAACAAGTACAATAAAACAAGTCGTCGACAATTTAAATGGTAATGCTAGGCGTTATTCGATAT CTTTGGTTCGAGAAGATAACAAGTCAGAGAACACATCGTTGTCAGAGGACGAAGCTCCAACTGGTCGTAATCGTGAATTTGAAACGGATGccgaatataatttatcatgtTGCATTCATATGCTTGATGTTCTTCTAAATCAG TTGGAGTTACAAGGCGTCGATAAACATGGTGGAGTAAACACGTCTTTATGTAAAAACGTGTGTCGACTTCTGAAAGACATGGTGGCTGTTGGGTGGACTCACGTGTGTCCAATCATAACTGCTTCCAAAGTGGAATGTGGATTTTGTGAGTCAAACGTGATTTGGCATCAGCTATCTTTACAATTAATCAAGTACTTGTCCCCAACACACACTGCACATCCCCCAGAC GTGTACTTGGAAGAAGCCCCCGATGATAGCCACAATCATCGCGCAGTACAAGATAGTGAGAAGAAAGACAGTAAATCGGATGTTGTGATAAATATGCCGATTATTCCAGATTCCGTAGGCGGCGTTCTTGTCCACATGCCTCACGTATGTTCC CTCGTCTACGGAggaaac ATAATGACTGCAACTGTTGAAACGGTTTCCGAACAATTAGATTTAACAGCGATTATACCTTCAGAAAAAGTTGTATCTGCAGTTGCTAGATCCATTACGTTATCCGAAACGGATGTTG ctaCGGCCACAGTACAAATTGCCCAACCACAAGTGATTGACGATTCAGAGAAATCAATTGATGACGATTTAGATGATTATTGGCACACATCTGTAGGAAAGTTTCGTTTTAATATCGATGAACTTCCAGAACAATTGCAAtacatttatcaattattaaaagaacTTCCAAAAACCGAAAAACcggatattttatattatatcttacaatgtttacatattttatgtttatatgggGATGCGTTCACCAAGGCCGCCAAAAatcattttggtttttttatttggtgccaagaaaatattttaattaaaaa TTTATGGGAAATTTGCAATGCAGAACATTCGCATATTTGTGAAGTGTGTGTCCCGTTATTGTTGCATTGTGTGACCTTACCTGTCGGCTCAGATGTATTTTGGACGGTAATACAAGAGGAATTTCATAGTCCTGATTGGAGAGTACGATTTGTAGCTG TGGAACGAGTAACAATAATCGCCAGATTTATGGATAGTACGCCGTTACGAGGTGTTCTCCCTTTACAAGCTGCCTTAGCTAAtgcattttgttatttaatatcaagtatGGATGATCCCAACGTGTATGTCGCTCAAAGAGCAACTTTATACCTTGGAACAATTCATGATTCAGCCATAAGAGCATTAATTTTATGTCTGGAAACTCAATTTGATTCAGTGATTGTAGATCGGCCAATGGTTTTACAATCATTGTATCAACTGCACAACTCATTGAGTGATCGGAAAATATTAACATGGGAATTCTTTTTAAATCGTTTTGACGCCTTATTTTTGGAAGCGCAaatcaatttagaaaaaatgggtgaattatcatatttaaggGGAATATCAGATTTGAGGAACACAGATTTAAATAGCGAAATATTTCTGAGAAAATGGCAGCGCGCACAAGAGGCATTATCGCAGTCGGATGGTAGTGCTACAAATTCGGTGAAAACTTTGAGCGCAAGTTTTGGACAAAAATGGCCATATAAACGTACAATGTCTGCACCTGCTTCATTTATACCAAGACAGGATACTAAGCAAG aaaaagaaaaaatttatagccGTCAATATTCAGCTCCAATTTTGAAACGACGCACATCCAGATTTGGCTTGGGTCAGTTTGCTGCCAGATATCCAACCATTGACAGTATAGCAG ATGGACACATACATTCGTTAAATGTGGCCGAAGATCCAAATATTGCTGGATTCTTACACAGAGTTATTGATTTTGGAGAATCTGATCAAGAAACAAtgcatttattaatatttttattgatgcaATTTTTATCACGCACTGATCAAGCATTTCCGTGCGATGAAAAATCATCTTCCAAAACACAGACAATCGTTTTAAAACATCTCTACTTATTATTAGGTTACAATAAAAATGAGAAAGCATTCTGTATTTCGTCATCACGTCTCAG gtTGTCACCTGTATTCAATGCATTCTTATCAAATCTGCCACAAttattggatcaaaataatttaatcggATCTGAATTGTTACCAGTAGCCTTAATGTTATTACAGTATTGTCCATGTCCTTATCAACAACCATCCAATAACACGGCATTGTACGAGTTGACAATTACAGATAGTTCGCCAACATATAGTTTATGGTTTTTGGAATCACATTTAAGGCATAGTTGGCTCATGTCTTTATTGGTCCTGCTTTATAAG tatcaGTATAGTCAACAACCAGATAGTATTCAGTtacaaattttggtaaaaattgtaCTGAAAACTCTTGATTCGCAAAATCATCATTGTCGTAGAATTCCAGCAACAGTGGTCATGTCTAATTCCACATTTCGGTCACGAG atGTAAGTCAACCATCTTTGGGCCAAGAGGATCATGTTGAATTTTTAGAGTCACCGCCTTTGTCGCCTTTATCCACTggtaaattaagtaaaaactCAACAGTTGGTTTAATAACAGAGGGCAGTGGTTGGAGCAGCCGTGATCGGGATCGTGACGcaaataaaatgattgttaATCGTTTTCAAACGTCCATAAATGCCAG taGTCAAGAGAGTCAAGAAATCGAGAGTGAATTAATGGCAATACCAGAATTAGAAAGCTACACAACGAGTAATGAAATCGATAAA TGGGTATCCTCGAAATATCTAACATCTCGTGTTGTTAGAAAGCCTCAATGGTTCATTGGATCAGAAGAGAACTCCATTTCG GGTTCAACACCATCGATAAAGAAGTGTATGAAGCAATTTGTAATGAGTAAACACGACCATACTGAGAAAGGTAGCGATAGTGGAATGTGGTCAAAGAAACGATGTTCGTCAGGTTCAACGGATATTGTAAATGCAATGGCATCAGCGGTTGTCTTAGGCGAAGCGGCTTTTAAACACTCACAGACTCAAAAGACATTCACAATACAATCGAACATCAGTTCGGACTCGGAACTATCAGAACAAACGGATATCACTCGTCAAAAGAATCAAAAATACGTGACGAATcaagaaatcaaaaataaag AATTATCATCTGTATATAAATCGTATATTAGTTCACCGATCACGATACCGATCACGAATATATTGCCCCCTCCTTTAGAGAGGCTTCTGCCTATTGGAGAAGCGCGATCCTCATCAG GTCAAAAAACATTTAGACTTGAAGAGTTTGAAGGCTCACCTGAATCACCCCTATCCAAAATGAATATCATGACATTGG AATCTCCAGATGAAGGTGAAAATAGTGATTTCTCGTTACGACAGTGTATCCcaatatcaaaattggaaatccCAAAACAGGAACGTTTATTACCTATTGGTCACACACAAATTACAAACGATGAGGGAAATGTTAAAGAATTAGTGGAAAAATTACGAGAAGCTTTAGGCGTTATGAATG CTGTTCATCAAACTGTGGGTCAGAGTGTTGATCGTGATCGTGATCGTGATTACTCTCAAACGAATAAAGATGCTTACAAAATGACTCCCCAG tttggtGATACTTCATCACGCAGCACGAGTCCAAGGCGTTTGATCAAACAAGTAGCTTTAGAATCGCCACCACCTATACACTGGGATTCAGTTGATCGTGAAAATATGTTTTCCACAGATACGGATAAACGTAGTCCATTTTCTGAAAAATCAGAAAGTTTCCCAAGACCTCGTGGCAAAAAATCATCTATGTACTCATTTGGAACATCAAGACCGGATACATTATTTGACAATCAGTATGATAATATGCTCTACAGTACAATTGATATGAAAAATACATGCTTCCGGATTGGGGATGAATCAGTTATTGATCG GTGCGCTGAATGTGGAACGATCACCGAAAGTTACAGTGACGAAGAATTAGGtctttgtattataattttaggaACGTTTATTCATAGAGAACCAGCCTTAGCAGCCCCACTTCTTCCAGACATCCTTAGCATTGTAGCCAa AGTAGCCTTAAACGCAATTTACCCCTGGCAATGCGaaacaaatgtttatttgcCTGGAGGTGCAATTAGTGTAGCTCATCAATTTTTACGGTGTGTCTTGCACCAATTAGCCCCAAATGGTGTATTCGTtcaaatgtttcagacaaaatcaAATG AGGCCACAAAAACATTATTCTTTCGAAGTGTTGCTCAAGCTTTACTTGATTTTACCGAATTAAATCCAATTATTCCTCTGCAGTTATTACTTGAG ggtttaaattcgaaaaaaacatTACCAATGGATATTCTTCCATTAATAATTGGAAACATGGCAATCTATTTGGATTGTTTGCCGGTGGATGTGAGTGGCACAACAATTGCAATGTGGACGGCATTGTTAACTCaagtggaaatattttttcgacgtattgtattaattttatcgaatttgggTGATTTAGTACCCTTGTTACGAATTAtgattgcaattttaaaaatgccAAATGCAAATCAATTTAAAGGATTACTGGAtccattttcgaaaattttaagtgcTGCTATTGAACATCAACCAATCGAGTATCATTTTGTGGCTGATTTATGTTACTTGTGCAATCGAAACTTTAGTAAA GAGCGAGATAAGTTAATTCTATGCCGTATGGTTGTGTTTCAATTTATTCAAGCGATCAAGTTTAAAATTACGATACCTGATTCCaattttttactcttaattacttttattttacat GATGCTGGAGGATCGTTGCCTGCGAATATAACTCAGAACAGTTGTTCGTTTAGCAGTGACATAGGACCaatttataatatcaatataTCAGATTGCATCAAGCAACATATTAACGATATCCTGGAATTTTTGATGGATTTCCATACTTTAACTAAATTAAAG aCAAGTTGTAAGCAAGGAAACATACCGCTGAACGAAGATACTTTAGGTGGTACCTTAAAAAGTGCCGTAGCACAATATTTAGCATTAGAAATCACACATAACAGTAGTCGTGACAATCGTGCAGTTGGACGCTACTTGCCCTGGCTGTACAGTGCACCGTCTGCGTTACAACAAGGACAACGCGACTTCATCGAATGGGTCGGTCATATTCGACTACTGTCCTGGTTATTATTAGGTTCCTTAACGCACACAGCCATCTATGGCAATACAACGAACAATATGAATCATGCCACTATTTCAATAATATGTCAGCCCATCCCTCAAGAGGCCTCCTGTCACATAGCTGACCATATTCAAGTGATCATGGGTGGATTTGCTGAACAATCAAAACTTTCTGTGTTGCATATGTCATCACTGTTTCATGCATTCATTCTGTGCCAG ttgTGGACAGTCtatttagaacaaaatttgTGCCAAAATTTACCAATATCGGAGGCATATAATGTTACAATGggaattttattcgatttttgggGTAAAGTAACTCCATGCATCTTACAATTGGTCTCATTTTCCAAAGTG TTGGCAGAAATGGTAAATTTACACTTTTTAAGCATGCTTGAAGCCCTACTAGAATGCCAATCGACATTTTTGAGTAAACTGTTACCATTATGGACCCCTGTGCTGTATTCTCACCATATTCAT TTGCCTGGTAATTTACAACTACGTTTACAAAATTGTCGAAATTTTTCACCGATTTTAAACCCATCAATAATATCACCAGAAAAACATAAACCGACTGCCCATAATGCTGTGTTATTACAATGGTTACAACGATTACAATTCAAAATGGGACAGATTGAGTTACAATCATCCAATGCAACTCAATtctatagtttttga
- the LOC123302081 gene encoding chitinase-3-like protein 2, with product MQIFEKPQRSLNSYYYFKKIQSEHILKTFFNSNYTSVVYLPDNLTVLPPVVDPDPDPDPDSDSDSTKSISSTKVSVSNPSYKLVCYFIFTHDIDQLFRNFEPDLCTHLNIGFFGIENHRIVVSDQQKQVLNRLQSFKQKNSNLKTLLTIGGAGEPGFPEMVYNHSSRKQFIKSFVKIIHDYQLNGVDLDWEFPSWDNNVQDERQKQHFTQLLEEIRTEINRESDQKRFLLSVAVGSIPSIIDTAYDVQYLNQFVDYVNIMCYDYHMFSKLTPWTGINAPLYSTSKDEGIFEIMNINYSANYWISKGMDRSKIVIGLPTYGHSFKLMNILNNDLQAPALGYGDIGQLGYVTYSEVCKFLNGFGVNLVFDLKSQSPYAYQASNWISYENEHSLTFKTEFIKSNNFGGVMLFNLNSDNFHGRYCDFKNIQSLQNSTNLFHLTHTVKNTLFDDSL from the exons atgcaaatatttgaaaaaccgCAGCGCTCTTTAAACagttactattattttaaaaaaattcaaagcgaacatattttaaaaacattttttaattcaaattatacaTCCGTTGTGTATTTACCGGATAACTTAACTGTGTTACCACCGGTCGTGGATCCTGATCCTGATCCTGATCCTGATTCCGACTCTGATTCGACTAAGAGTATATCATCAACGAAAGTATCAGTATCGAATCCATCGTATAAATTAGTTTGTTACTTTATATTTACGCATGATATCGATCAActatttcgaaattttgaaccGGATTTATGTACTCATTTAAACATTGGATTCTTTGGAATTGAAAATCATCGAATTGTTGTCTCCGATCAACAGAAACAG gttcTAAATAGACTTCAAagttttaaacagaaaaattcgaatttaaaaacattgttaACAATTGGAGGAGCCGGCGAACCAGGTTTTCCAGAAATGGTTTACAATCATTCCAGCCGGAAACAATTTATCAAATCGTTTGTAAAAATCATTCACGATTATCAATTGAATGGCGTCGATTTAGATTGGGAATTTCCAAGTTGGGATAATAATGTCCAAGATGAGCgacaaaaacaacattttaccCAATTATTAGAAGAAATTCGAACGGAAATCAATCGTGAATCGGATCAAAAGCGATTTTTATTATCGGTTGCAGTTGGATCCATACCAAGTATTATTGATACCGCTTATGACGTCCAATATTTAAATCA ATTTGTGGATTATGTGAATATAATGTGTTATGACTATCATATGTTTTCCAAACTAACACCATGGACTGGTATTAATGCCCCCTTATATTCAACATCAAAGGATGAgggtatttttgaaataatgaatattaactATTCAGCTAATTATTGGATCAGTAAAGGAATGGATCGTTCTAAAATTGTTATTGGTTTACCAACGTATGGTCATAGTTTTAA gttaaTGAATATTCTGAACAATGATCTACAAGCGCCAGCGTTAGGCTACGGTGACATTGGTCAATTAGGTTATGTCACATATTCCGAAgtgtgtaaatttttaaatggttttggAGTGAATTTGGTATTCGATCTGAAATCGCAAAGTCCATACGCTTACCAAGCATCAAATTGGATCTCCTACGAAAACGAACACAGTTTAACGTTTAAA aCTGAATTCATAAAAAGTAACAACTTTGGTGGAGTGATGCTGTTCAATTTAAATAGTGATAACTTCCATGGCAGATATTGtgactttaaaaatattcaaagtttACAGAATTCAACAAACTTATTTCATTTAACGCATACCGTTAAAAATACCTTATTCGATGATTCGTTATGA